A DNA window from Desulfobacterales bacterium contains the following coding sequences:
- a CDS encoding dynamin family protein has translation MENTVINETFERYRTEVSSWLEELYALAKTLEDAALAEVIHDIRLHVNEPFLFVVVGEIKAGKSSFINALLETDICRVDPAPCTDTIQQIVYSAQQTETEINPHHLRIGLPVEVLKHISIVDTPGTNTVIEHHYEITEQYIPNSGLVLFVFPAKNPHTRTAWELLDYISEQWRKRVVFVLQQADLATENELSVNTAKVREYAEKRGINAPLIFVVSAKWEQEKDARSGFEAIRDYIRKTVTGGRHLYLKLSTTLTSGEQALKKVYNTLQEYRARLDADRNAAGRIQDYLAAGKKNMARDVEHFVDALCARYDRIGLEIRSDFEEGLSVVALYKRAIRGTLSRKKSVTAWLEELQTQFETRLAEALIQETGERSWQFMETIQDLVARIDDELSQTIHVTPDGGRKSVWDEKRTEVIQDIRRKVDAMAAKDLFHDTLAANPAAMPSRLMGGSTLTLLGALLLTTHVTLLDITGGILAGLGLFITGGVLVAKRGKILREFAQAIQNGRDQFRERLMQQLSARFSQLHDDISDNVKPFLLNIQARDSHLSTLMAQGETLQNRMSVLSQRIDNDMGKG, from the coding sequence TTGGAAAACACTGTTATCAACGAGACGTTTGAGCGCTATCGAACGGAAGTCTCGTCCTGGCTCGAAGAGTTATACGCGCTGGCCAAGACACTGGAAGATGCCGCGTTGGCCGAAGTGATTCACGACATTCGGCTGCATGTCAACGAACCTTTTTTATTTGTCGTCGTGGGTGAAATAAAAGCCGGAAAAAGCAGCTTTATCAATGCGCTTCTGGAGACGGATATCTGCCGGGTGGACCCGGCACCCTGCACGGATACAATTCAACAGATCGTCTATAGCGCCCAGCAGACTGAAACGGAAATCAATCCTCATCATCTCAGAATCGGTCTGCCTGTTGAGGTACTCAAGCACATCAGTATTGTGGACACACCGGGCACCAACACGGTGATCGAGCATCATTATGAGATTACCGAACAATATATTCCCAACAGCGGACTGGTGCTGTTTGTGTTTCCCGCCAAAAACCCCCATACGAGAACCGCTTGGGAGCTTCTGGACTATATCAGCGAGCAGTGGCGAAAACGGGTGGTCTTTGTGTTGCAGCAGGCGGATCTGGCAACCGAAAACGAGCTTTCCGTCAATACGGCCAAGGTGCGCGAGTATGCCGAAAAACGTGGCATAAACGCACCGCTGATTTTTGTGGTATCCGCCAAATGGGAACAGGAGAAAGATGCGCGCAGCGGCTTTGAGGCTATTCGTGACTATATACGGAAGACCGTGACCGGCGGGCGACATCTTTATCTGAAACTTTCTACAACGCTGACTTCCGGGGAACAAGCACTCAAAAAGGTCTACAACACGCTTCAGGAATACCGGGCGCGACTCGATGCGGACCGAAATGCAGCCGGGCGAATTCAGGACTATCTTGCGGCCGGTAAAAAGAATATGGCGCGGGATGTTGAGCACTTTGTGGATGCCCTTTGCGCCCGCTATGATCGGATCGGCCTTGAAATTCGTTCGGATTTCGAGGAAGGATTGTCTGTGGTGGCGCTTTATAAACGGGCGATTCGTGGCACGCTCAGCCGAAAAAAGTCCGTTACCGCATGGCTGGAAGAACTTCAGACCCAGTTTGAAACCCGTTTGGCCGAGGCGCTGATTCAGGAAACCGGCGAGCGATCCTGGCAGTTTATGGAAACGATTCAAGATCTGGTGGCGCGGATAGACGATGAGCTGAGCCAGACGATTCACGTTACTCCCGACGGCGGCCGAAAAAGCGTATGGGATGAAAAACGAACGGAAGTCATTCAGGACATTCGCCGGAAAGTCGATGCCATGGCGGCAAAGGATCTCTTCCATGACACGCTGGCGGCGAACCCGGCGGCCATGCCCTCACGGTTGATGGGCGGCAGCACCCTGACCCTGCTCGGTGCGCTCTTATTAACGACCCATGTCACCCTTCTGGATATTACGGGCGGTATTCTGGCCGGTCTTGGATTGTTTATCACCGGCGGGGTGCTCGTGGCCAAAAGAGGGAAAATTTTGCGGGAGTTTGCTCAGGCGATTCAAAATGGCCGGGATCAGTTCCGGGAGCGGCTGATGCAACAACTTTCAGCACGCTTTTCGCAACTCCACGATGACATATCCGATAATGTCAAGCCGTTTCTACTGAATATTCAGGCGCGAGACAGCCATCTTTCGACGCTCATGGCTCAAGGGGAAACGCTTCAAAACCGAATGTCGGTGCTGTCACAGCGCATCGATAACGACATGGGAAAAGGCTGA
- a CDS encoding MFS transporter gives MLTSDEPQRLDKRIFATLFLAIFSCVTGVGIVVPLLPVYANNLGASGLYVGLIFGAFSFSRSVFMPYFGRMSDKKGRKPLIVIGLFCYVLISIAFMGFEDVNALIVLRFIQGIASAMIMPVTQAYVGDITPVGDEGFSMGLFNMSMFMGLSIGPLLGGFISEQFSLAAAFGCMGGMALVGCILGLFLLPPTRMERVVIQGKKPLEWKDLLTDRDILILSVFRFAYTTCIGILWGFLPVYADSQFSLPPSKIGILLMLGVFTSGLIHIPMGAVADRCNKFMLVTIGGLIVVYAVMSFQWATGFQDLFIANVLFGIGGGISMPALMALVIIAGNRTHAMGSVMALLTTAHSLGMLSGSLLAGLIMDISELRFAFAWGAAIMGLGVLLFCSGTLYNNLAKRRATTSGNAHPTAS, from the coding sequence ATGTTGACTTCAGACGAACCGCAACGGCTTGATAAGCGAATCTTCGCAACACTTTTTCTGGCAATTTTTTCCTGTGTGACCGGTGTGGGCATCGTTGTCCCGCTCCTGCCCGTGTACGCCAACAATTTAGGCGCCAGCGGATTATATGTGGGGTTGATCTTCGGCGCCTTCTCGTTTTCAAGATCCGTCTTTATGCCCTATTTCGGCCGCATGTCGGATAAAAAGGGTCGCAAACCGCTCATTGTGATCGGGCTTTTCTGCTATGTGCTGATTTCCATCGCCTTCATGGGATTTGAAGACGTCAATGCCCTGATTGTTCTCCGGTTCATTCAAGGCATCGCCTCGGCCATGATCATGCCGGTGACACAAGCCTATGTGGGGGACATCACGCCGGTCGGGGATGAAGGCTTCAGCATGGGGCTTTTTAACATGTCCATGTTCATGGGCTTAAGCATCGGTCCGCTCCTTGGCGGCTTCATCAGCGAGCAGTTCAGTCTTGCGGCCGCCTTTGGCTGCATGGGCGGGATGGCCCTGGTGGGGTGCATTTTGGGGCTTTTTCTACTGCCGCCCACTCGAATGGAGCGGGTGGTCATTCAGGGAAAAAAGCCGCTTGAATGGAAAGATCTGCTCACCGACCGAGACATTCTCATTCTTTCTGTTTTCCGGTTTGCGTACACAACCTGTATCGGCATTCTTTGGGGGTTTTTGCCCGTCTATGCGGATTCCCAATTTTCACTACCACCCAGTAAAATCGGAATTCTGCTCATGCTGGGCGTTTTCACGAGTGGACTGATCCATATTCCCATGGGCGCTGTTGCAGACCGCTGTAATAAATTCATGCTGGTGACCATTGGCGGCTTGATAGTGGTCTATGCGGTCATGTCCTTTCAATGGGCAACCGGGTTCCAGGATTTATTTATCGCCAATGTACTTTTCGGCATCGGCGGCGGGATTTCCATGCCGGCGCTCATGGCGCTGGTTATTATCGCGGGAAACCGCACCCATGCCATGGGATCGGTCATGGCGCTGCTAACCACGGCGCACAGCCTCGGCATGCTCAGCGGCTCGCTGCTGGCCGGCCTCATTATGGACATTTCGGAATTGCGGTTTGCGTTCGCCTGGGGTGCTGCCATCATGGGACTGGGGGTTTTACTTTTTTGCAGCGGCACCCTTTATAACAACCTCGCGAAGCGCCGCGCAACCACGAGCGGTAATGCACATCCAACAGCATCATAG
- a CDS encoding general secretion pathway protein GspB: protein MSSILKALKKLENETSPYNGAATPPAFNIRQALRRQMKPAMRKRPWVSSMLVLILFAGGVLFFKGDQTEIRPPIVPVVPAVEKAKALPTPVPLTITTSTIAAPSLPQLLKKPTDLPPRVTEKTTPITALNRKATEKPPLIPARDKAIEIHAPAPEMKRMPLPQKEARTSPAASPADLMALPAEVGLKLQALAWASEPASRFAVINSQIAREGESVGDMNVERIEQERVILRKGGELYQLKY, encoded by the coding sequence ATGAGTTCCATCCTCAAGGCATTAAAGAAACTGGAAAATGAAACCAGCCCGTACAATGGCGCAGCGACGCCCCCTGCCTTTAACATCCGGCAGGCATTAAGGCGGCAGATGAAACCGGCGATGCGCAAAAGGCCTTGGGTCTCGTCGATGCTCGTGCTGATTCTCTTTGCGGGTGGGGTGCTGTTTTTCAAAGGTGACCAAACTGAAATTAGGCCGCCAATAGTGCCTGTGGTGCCCGCGGTCGAAAAAGCGAAAGCGTTGCCAACCCCGGTACCGTTAACCATCACAACATCGACAATAGCCGCACCGTCCCTGCCGCAACTGCTTAAAAAGCCGACTGATTTGCCTCCTCGCGTAACGGAGAAGACAACCCCCATCACCGCTCTGAACCGTAAAGCAACGGAAAAACCGCCGTTGATACCTGCCCGTGATAAAGCGATTGAAATTCATGCCCCAGCGCCTGAAATGAAACGGATGCCCCTGCCGCAAAAAGAGGCGAGGACATCCCCCGCAGCAAGCCCGGCTGATTTAATGGCGCTGCCCGCCGAAGTCGGACTCAAGCTTCAGGCGTTGGCCTGGGCGAGCGAACCGGCCAGCCGGTTTGCCGTCATTAATTCACAAATAGCCAGGGAAGGGGAGAGTGTCGGAGACATGAATGTGGAGCGGATTGAGCAGGAGCGGGTGATTCTTCGCAAGGGTGGCGAATTATACCAGTTGAAGTATTAG
- a CDS encoding endonuclease/exonuclease/phosphatase family protein translates to MFSILTLNLRFGLAQDGPNGWEFRKKSLKKLLDRYPTDFAGFQEVNDFQFDFIADALGKNVSSIGRRISAPDAWQNNVIFYRNPWQCVHRDHFYLSSTPDIPSRFQRSKWPRQCTVGMFQKGSERVICVNTHFDFDAEVQADSARVILDRMLSLPVNVPVVLFGDFNAVPGSPCYRVLTEKHADRPANARVFKEVFCRPYPATHHGFTGKTDGAHIDWVLFEGALSPISCTVLQQKFDGRYPSDHYPLVTFFEGS, encoded by the coding sequence ATGTTTTCTATTTTAACCCTGAATCTTCGGTTCGGTCTGGCTCAGGATGGGCCAAACGGGTGGGAATTCCGGAAAAAAAGCCTGAAAAAGCTGTTGGACCGGTATCCGACTGATTTTGCCGGGTTTCAGGAAGTGAATGATTTTCAGTTCGATTTTATTGCGGACGCGCTGGGCAAAAATGTGAGCAGTATCGGCAGACGAATATCCGCGCCCGATGCCTGGCAGAATAATGTCATTTTTTATCGAAATCCCTGGCAATGTGTTCACCGGGATCATTTCTATTTAAGCTCCACCCCCGACATTCCCAGTCGTTTCCAACGCAGCAAGTGGCCGAGGCAATGCACGGTGGGAATGTTTCAGAAAGGCAGCGAGCGGGTCATCTGCGTCAACACGCATTTTGATTTTGATGCCGAAGTGCAAGCCGATTCGGCCCGGGTTATTCTCGATCGGATGTTATCCCTGCCGGTAAATGTGCCGGTCGTGCTGTTCGGTGATTTTAACGCAGTGCCGGGTAGCCCTTGTTATCGGGTGCTTACCGAAAAACATGCGGACCGTCCTGCGAACGCTCGGGTTTTTAAAGAGGTGTTTTGCCGCCCCTATCCGGCAACGCACCACGGTTTTACCGGAAAAACGGACGGGGCGCATATTGATTGGGTTCTCTTTGAAGGTGCGTTGTCGCCAATTTCTTGTACAGTGCTTCAACAAAAATTTGACGGGCGATACCCATCGGATCATTACCCCTTGGTGACTTTTTTTGAAGGCTCATGA
- a CDS encoding PKD domain-containing protein yields the protein MKPTNNSQIKGWLTGLLIAVFACLGSDTAAFSQDDGYRMTGLPELTQEDIEWQNTHMLRVKKVKINQRGLERINQYRQKRAQRKMTDKDVSVVPLGKEIEGVVGAPKDDSVISSDSSTTTMPAALPPYVDNSALKFFPPIRSQGSLPSCGAFSGTYYAMTYMNAMARDLDAKTGGESLQLSPKWTYNMINGGALVGSWYYQAYDIGIKHGVSTWAQFPYDSNYRQWNTNATVWRDAVYRRFDQYGYVANTHLDSGIEQVKQLLLNGYVLNFPTYISSWQYKTIGNDPATSADDAFVGKRICHWVNGTSGYHAMTVVGYNDEIWVDINGNGTVDSGEKGAFRIANSWGTSWGEAGFAWMAYDALKNPSAVSGGPATNRIYGWSPSRAHWVTARSSYTPTLIAEFTLSHAQRNQLRVTLGVSGTTGVSPSQIWYPKMIYGQGGAYAFNGTTTACDGTFVFDFSDIVPLGGDPMRYYLGVYDSVTGNSVTVKSYRILDIINADKDVVCGTVPVTGDYEQLYKFVEYNFNDGNEAPVAIAQATPVSGTAPLTVTFDASGSYDPDGNIVSYAWDFGDGTSGTGVTVQHTYTASANYEATLQVTDNGTSTNEDWLTIQVAADTNQVIFVDDINLSAKVVKKRINVQSDVLIRDVGNLPMENATVTGAWSGLVSGSVSGVTDATGKVSFTSPTATKAGTIIFQVTNVSKSAYTYDATLNKETQDSISVAPARR from the coding sequence ATGAAACCAACGAACAATTCACAGATTAAGGGATGGTTGACGGGATTATTAATTGCGGTGTTCGCCTGTTTGGGCAGCGATACTGCCGCGTTTTCGCAAGATGACGGATACAGAATGACCGGGCTGCCGGAATTGACTCAGGAAGATATCGAATGGCAGAACACCCATATGCTTCGGGTCAAAAAGGTGAAAATCAATCAACGGGGGCTTGAGCGGATAAACCAATATCGCCAAAAACGGGCGCAAAGAAAAATGACGGATAAGGACGTTTCCGTTGTGCCCTTGGGTAAAGAGATTGAAGGTGTTGTTGGTGCGCCGAAAGACGACTCCGTTATAAGCAGCGATTCCAGCACGACCACCATGCCGGCAGCCCTTCCTCCTTACGTGGATAACAGTGCGCTAAAATTTTTCCCGCCGATTCGCTCTCAGGGCTCGCTTCCTTCCTGCGGGGCGTTTTCCGGTACTTACTATGCCATGACCTACATGAACGCCATGGCGCGGGATCTGGACGCCAAAACCGGCGGCGAAAGTCTGCAGCTGAGTCCGAAATGGACCTATAATATGATAAATGGCGGCGCATTGGTGGGCAGCTGGTATTATCAGGCCTATGATATCGGTATCAAGCATGGCGTGTCCACATGGGCGCAATTTCCCTATGACAGCAATTACCGTCAGTGGAATACGAATGCCACGGTTTGGCGGGATGCCGTGTATCGCCGGTTCGACCAATACGGCTATGTTGCCAATACCCACCTGGATTCCGGAATCGAACAGGTCAAGCAACTGCTTCTCAATGGGTATGTCCTTAATTTCCCGACTTATATCAGCTCCTGGCAATATAAAACCATCGGCAACGACCCGGCCACGAGCGCGGATGATGCGTTTGTCGGAAAAAGGATATGTCATTGGGTAAATGGCACTTCCGGATACCACGCGATGACTGTTGTCGGATACAACGATGAGATCTGGGTGGATATTAACGGGAACGGCACCGTGGACAGCGGTGAAAAGGGTGCTTTCAGAATTGCCAATTCTTGGGGGACCAGCTGGGGTGAGGCCGGGTTTGCCTGGATGGCCTATGATGCCCTGAAAAATCCGTCGGCTGTATCCGGCGGGCCCGCGACCAATCGCATTTATGGCTGGTCCCCGTCTCGTGCGCATTGGGTAACGGCCAGAAGTTCCTATACGCCGACGCTGATTGCGGAATTTACCCTCAGCCATGCCCAACGCAACCAACTTCGGGTAACACTTGGGGTCTCTGGTACAACGGGCGTATCGCCGAGCCAGATTTGGTATCCGAAAATGATTTACGGCCAGGGCGGCGCGTATGCATTTAACGGAACGACCACAGCGTGCGATGGAACCTTCGTGTTTGATTTTTCAGATATTGTGCCTTTGGGCGGAGATCCCATGCGATACTACCTCGGGGTTTACGATAGCGTCACAGGCAACAGCGTTACGGTTAAATCTTACCGAATTTTGGACATAATCAATGCAGATAAGGATGTGGTTTGCGGCACCGTGCCGGTTACCGGTGATTACGAACAGCTCTATAAGTTTGTCGAGTATAACTTTAATGACGGTAATGAAGCGCCGGTGGCGATAGCGCAAGCGACACCGGTATCGGGAACAGCGCCCCTGACGGTCACCTTTGATGCGAGCGGCTCCTATGATCCGGATGGGAATATCGTCTCTTACGCATGGGATTTTGGCGATGGGACAAGCGGTACGGGGGTTACGGTTCAGCATACCTATACCGCTTCGGCCAATTATGAAGCAACGCTTCAGGTGACGGATAACGGCACCAGCACGAATGAGGACTGGTTGACGATTCAGGTCGCAGCCGACACGAACCAGGTCATTTTTGTTGATGATATCAACTTGTCGGCAAAGGTAGTGAAGAAGCGGATCAACGTTCAATCCGATGTCCTCATTCGGGATGTGGGCAATTTGCCCATGGAAAACGCAACGGTAACCGGTGCATGGAGTGGTCTGGTCAGCGGCAGCGTTTCGGGCGTAACGGATGCTACCGGCAAGGTGTCGTTTACTTCACCGACGGCAACGAAAGCAGGAACCATTATATTCCAAGTTACCAATGTATCAAAATCGGCATATACTTATGATGCAACCCTTAATAAAGAAACCCAGGACTCTATTTCGGTAGCGCCGGCAAGAAGGTAA
- a CDS encoding aminotransferase class V-fold PLP-dependent enzyme, translated as MDWQKVHDAFPVNREMIWLNNCGTTPAGVHAVEAVTRHLTGYAQKGILTETAGYVNVRRNIKAVLAKLLNCRADELALIHNTAEGMNFVSRGLNLAPGDELILLENEYPSNIYPWKHWGKKGIRLLFAPMSDTPEEFFRGLFSLVNQKTRAMALSAVHWCTGMPLPLSAIGNLCRERGIALIIDGAQGVGMQPMDVKRMGISYMSFSAWKWLLGPLGVGVFYIAEDKLSELDPIFLGSESVIDDHAYLPYKDELKPTADRFTYSTGNWNDWVYFAASLDFLAAVGFETVRRRIFKLSDRLSKGLTAIGFKVLSFRHPGWPTGIVVCEKSGLAAPLILSHLKKHRIIAAERLGRIRFSPHIYNSPEQMDKVVTVLGALA; from the coding sequence ATGGACTGGCAAAAAGTACATGACGCGTTTCCGGTGAATCGGGAAATGATCTGGCTGAATAACTGCGGCACCACGCCCGCCGGCGTTCATGCTGTCGAGGCGGTGACGCGCCACCTAACCGGCTATGCTCAAAAAGGAATACTGACGGAAACGGCGGGTTACGTGAATGTCCGGCGAAACATCAAAGCCGTTTTGGCGAAACTTCTGAACTGCCGGGCCGACGAACTGGCCTTGATTCATAACACGGCCGAAGGGATGAACTTTGTTTCTCGCGGGCTTAACCTTGCGCCGGGCGACGAGTTGATTCTTCTGGAAAATGAGTATCCGAGCAATATTTATCCCTGGAAACATTGGGGGAAAAAAGGGATTCGGCTGCTTTTTGCGCCGATGAGCGACACACCGGAAGAATTTTTTCGCGGTCTTTTCTCCCTGGTAAATCAAAAAACGAGGGCCATGGCCCTTTCCGCGGTGCACTGGTGTACCGGCATGCCGCTGCCGCTTTCGGCGATTGGGAATTTATGCCGGGAACGGGGCATTGCGCTGATCATTGACGGCGCCCAAGGTGTGGGAATGCAGCCGATGGATGTAAAGCGCATGGGAATTTCCTATATGTCTTTTTCGGCATGGAAATGGTTGTTGGGACCGCTCGGCGTCGGCGTGTTTTATATCGCCGAAGACAAGCTATCGGAATTGGATCCGATTTTCCTGGGCTCCGAATCTGTGATCGACGATCATGCCTATTTACCGTATAAGGATGAGCTGAAACCGACGGCCGATCGATTTACCTATTCCACGGGGAATTGGAACGACTGGGTTTATTTTGCCGCTTCTCTTGATTTTCTGGCCGCCGTTGGATTTGAAACCGTTCGCCGTCGAATATTTAAGCTAAGCGATAGGTTGAGCAAGGGATTGACCGCGATCGGTTTTAAGGTGCTCTCTTTTCGCCATCCGGGTTGGCCTACTGGTATCGTGGTGTGTGAAAAATCGGGACTGGCTGCGCCATTGATTCTTTCTCACCTGAAAAAACACCGTATCATCGCTGCGGAACGGCTGGGCAGAATCCGGTTTTCTCCGCATATCTACAATTCTCCGGAACAGATGGACAAGGTTGTGACGGTGTTGGGTGCGTTGGCATAA
- a CDS encoding leucyl aminopeptidase, giving the protein MALSLKSVDLSREKMAYLVIPVCEKADDAALAPPLAALVEKARTLNEFKGKKGDCVTFYEPEGLHAARVACSGLGEPDKLDRECLRTMAAGAVKSAMGKKLTTLHIVLPKIKTSPLKPDEILEAIAEGACLANHVFDKYKKEKNQTPLMQIILLATRGEVKKYQTLIDRIAVICEGTRMAREWVSTPSNEKAPGALAAEIASHAKKVGLSIEILTEKELKQKKFGALLAVSNGSDQKPCLVTLMHAPRGAKKTILLVGKGITFDSGGLNLKQGPNMDMMKMDMAGAAAVAATLITAARLRTKINLIGVMPLVENMPSGKACRPGDIIKSLDGKTIEIGNTDAEGRLILADALTWAIARFKPDITLDLATLTGACVAALGERIAGIFTTDDELADLLSTAGQKTHERCWPMPMPDDYREFMKSEVADIRNMSSTSYGGAITAALFLSEFTNNTRWAHIDIAGTAFLKNGGDYCPPGGSGYGVRLLTEAITAWTN; this is encoded by the coding sequence ATGGCGCTATCGTTGAAATCGGTCGACCTTTCCAGGGAAAAAATGGCGTATCTGGTAATTCCAGTCTGCGAAAAGGCCGACGACGCAGCATTGGCCCCCCCCCTGGCCGCCCTGGTTGAAAAAGCCAGAACGCTCAATGAGTTTAAAGGAAAAAAGGGAGATTGTGTCACCTTTTACGAACCAGAGGGCCTTCATGCCGCCCGGGTGGCCTGCAGCGGATTGGGAGAACCCGACAAACTGGACCGCGAATGCCTTCGCACCATGGCCGCTGGTGCGGTCAAATCCGCCATGGGAAAGAAACTGACAACGCTCCATATCGTACTTCCCAAGATAAAGACTTCGCCGTTAAAACCGGACGAGATCCTTGAAGCGATTGCCGAAGGGGCCTGCCTGGCTAACCATGTGTTCGACAAATATAAAAAAGAAAAAAATCAAACACCGCTGATGCAAATCATTCTCCTGGCAACCCGGGGAGAAGTAAAAAAATACCAAACCCTTATTGATCGGATAGCCGTTATCTGCGAGGGAACCCGAATGGCCAGGGAATGGGTTTCTACGCCTTCGAACGAAAAAGCCCCCGGCGCGCTGGCCGCAGAAATCGCCTCACACGCAAAAAAAGTTGGGCTCAGCATTGAAATACTGACCGAAAAGGAACTGAAACAAAAAAAATTCGGCGCGCTGCTGGCTGTTTCGAACGGCAGCGACCAAAAGCCTTGCCTGGTAACCCTGATGCATGCACCTCGGGGCGCCAAAAAAACAATCCTGCTAGTGGGAAAGGGCATCACCTTCGACAGCGGCGGCTTGAACCTCAAGCAGGGGCCGAACATGGATATGATGAAAATGGACATGGCCGGCGCCGCAGCGGTCGCCGCTACCCTGATTACAGCGGCCCGGTTAAGAACAAAAATAAATCTTATCGGGGTGATGCCTCTGGTGGAAAATATGCCGTCGGGCAAAGCGTGCCGGCCCGGTGACATCATTAAAAGCCTCGACGGCAAAACCATTGAAATCGGTAATACCGATGCCGAGGGCCGCCTGATTTTAGCCGATGCCCTGACCTGGGCCATTGCGCGCTTCAAGCCGGATATCACCTTGGATCTCGCCACGCTTACCGGTGCTTGCGTCGCGGCGCTGGGAGAGCGCATTGCGGGCATATTTACCACGGATGATGAACTCGCCGACCTGCTAAGTACTGCCGGGCAAAAAACCCATGAGCGCTGCTGGCCCATGCCCATGCCCGATGATTACCGGGAGTTTATGAAAAGCGAAGTGGCCGATATTCGGAACATGAGCAGCACCAGCTACGGCGGCGCCATTACGGCCGCGCTTTTCCTGTCTGAATTTACGAACAACACCCGGTGGGCGCACATTGATATCGCGGGTACGGCATTTTTAAAAAACGGCGGCGATTACTGCCCCCCCGGCGGATCCGGGTACGGGGTGCGGCTGTTGACCGAAGCAATAACTGCATGGACAAATTAA